Below is a window of Candidatus Thermoplasmatota archaeon DNA.
ACGTCCGCGTCAATCCCGCGGCCGACGCGAAGCGCCTCGGCGCGCGTCCGCACGAGGTCGACGAACGCGTCCGCGACGCGCTCCACGACGATCGCCCGCTTCGCGGCCGCGCACGTCTGGCCGGCGTTCGCGAAGCGCGACCACACGATGCCGTTCGCGGCGAGCCGCAGATCGGCGTCCTCGAGCACGACCGCGGCGTCGTTGCCGCCGAGCTCGAGGCAGGCGGGCTTTCCGCGGGCGTCGCAGGCGGCCTTGACCGCGCGGCCGGTCTCGACGCTCCCCGTGAAGATGAGGTGGTCCACGTCGCCCGCGGCGAGGGCGGCGCCCGTCGTGGGCCCGTCGCCGGGGACGACGGCGAGGAGGTCCTCCGGCAGCCCCGCTTCGCGCATGAGATCGCGGAAACGCAGCGCCACGAGCGTCGCGTGCTCGCTCGGCTTCAGGACGACCGCATTGCCGGCGAAGAGCGCGAAGACGGCCTGGGCGCCTGGAATCGCGAGCGGGTAGTTCCACGGCGCGACGATGCCAACGACGCCGCGCGGCTCGTAGTATATGCGGCTTGCGCGATCGAGCAGGATCGGGTTGTCGAGGCGGAACTTGCGGGACCTCAGCGCGCCGAGTCCGTGCCGTTCGAGGAACTTGACCGCGTCGAGAAGCGGGAGGACGTCCGTCGCGAGCGCCTCGGGAACGGGCTTCCCCATCTCGCGGGAGACGAGCGTCGCGAGCGCGACGCGGTCGCGGAGGACGAGGGTCGAGAACCGCAGAAGGAGCGAAAGGCGCTCGTCGAGCCGGCGCTCCCGCCACGCCCGCTGCGCCGCGCGGGCGCGCGCGATCGCGAGATCCACGTCCTTCGCGCTCGTCGCGGGGATTTCGGCGAGGATCTCGAGCGTCGCGGGGTCCTGCGACACGACCATCGACATGGACGAGGCACGGGAGCGCAATCGCTTGTACCTTGCCGCCTCAATCCCAGAACTGGCGCGTTCTCGCGTAGGTGACCTCGGCCTCGAAGAGGTCCCGGAGGAACGGCTCCTCGTCGGGCTTCTGGCGCGCGAGGAGACGGCCCGCGGTGTCGGGACCGACGCCGCGCGCGACGAGCGCGAGGAGCGCGCGTTCGCGGTGGTCGAGGAAGAGGTTCGCGGCGGTCTGGAGGCGGCGCAGCTCCTTGCGCTCCTCCTCGGTCGCGCGGCCCTTCTTCTTCCAGGCGGCGAGAGCCTCCTTGTGCCACGGCCGCGCGGCCGCAAGCAGGCGGCCCTCGCACTTCGGGCAGGCGACAACGTCC
It encodes the following:
- a CDS encoding aldehyde dehydrogenase family protein, whose protein sequence is MSMVVSQDPATLEILAEIPATSAKDVDLAIARARAAQRAWRERRLDERLSLLLRFSTLVLRDRVALATLVSREMGKPVPEALATDVLPLLDAVKFLERHGLGALRSRKFRLDNPILLDRASRIYYEPRGVVGIVAPWNYPLAIPGAQAVFALFAGNAVVLKPSEHATLVALRFRDLMREAGLPEDLLAVVPGDGPTTGAALAAGDVDHLIFTGSVETGRAVKAACDARGKPACLELGGNDAAVVLEDADLRLAANGIVWSRFANAGQTCAAAKRAIVVERVADAFVDLVRTRAEALRVGRGIDADVDVGPLVSAEAIATLEKRVSDAVAAGARVVAGGRRATEAGPGHFYRPTILADVPPEAEVAREETFGPVLSILRAKDEEDAVRLANATRYGLTASVWTRDVAHGERVARRLEAGTVTVNDHTYTFAAMETPWAGVKDSGHGVTHGVWGLLDLVTMKHVNVSPSRRLPTFWWFPYAAGRSREWEDNLDFLYGRGATRAKPVPGILRALARLRNS